A genomic window from Candidatus Bathyarchaeota archaeon includes:
- a CDS encoding mechanosensitive ion channel family protein has translation MTLNEILSYTIFDNALRDYLLAITVFFVSLIVFKTIKYKVIKRLRHAADKTSAEIDNVIIKIVDNIGWHFYVFFATYLAINFIQLPVIITTIFGYATPIVVIFIIIKSLQQVVDYGIVKVTKEKDPENGRSVANVIGRISKVILWSLAFLYIITLFGYDMTTIVASFGVAGIVLAFGLQHVLSDIFASFSIFFDKPFSIGDFIIVGDNLGVVKKVGIRSTRIQSLWGEEVIIPNQELTSAQIHNYKKMERRRVQFNYGLIYSTSSEKLEKALEITKEVISSIELVEFDRVHFKEYGDFSLNFEVVYYVNTSDYNKYMDTQQEINLKLKKEFEKEKIEFAYPTQTVIINK, from the coding sequence AGTTACACAATATTTGACAATGCTTTACGAGACTACCTTTTGGCAATAACAGTTTTTTTTGTTTCACTAATCGTTTTCAAAACAATCAAATATAAAGTAATCAAAAGACTAAGACACGCTGCAGACAAAACATCTGCTGAAATTGACAATGTAATAATAAAAATTGTTGACAACATAGGATGGCATTTCTACGTATTTTTCGCCACATATTTGGCAATCAATTTTATCCAACTGCCCGTGATTATAACCACGATTTTTGGTTATGCTACACCGATAGTTGTTATTTTCATTATCATAAAAAGCCTACAACAGGTAGTCGATTACGGAATAGTTAAAGTAACAAAAGAAAAAGATCCAGAAAATGGGCGTTCAGTAGCAAATGTGATTGGGAGAATATCAAAAGTAATACTCTGGAGCCTAGCCTTTCTGTACATTATTACTCTTTTTGGTTACGACATGACCACAATAGTTGCAAGTTTTGGAGTAGCCGGAATCGTTCTTGCCTTTGGGCTCCAACATGTTTTGAGTGACATTTTTGCTTCATTTTCAATATTTTTTGATAAACCATTCAGTATAGGTGACTTCATTATTGTTGGTGATAACTTAGGGGTAGTAAAAAAAGTTGGAATCCGAAGCACCCGAATTCAAAGCCTATGGGGGGAAGAAGTAATAATTCCAAATCAAGAATTAACCTCAGCCCAAATTCATAACTACAAAAAAATGGAACGCAGAAGAGTGCAATTCAACTATGGATTAATTTACAGTACATCATCAGAAAAACTAGAAAAAGCGTTGGAAATAACAAAAGAAGTTATAAGTTCAATTGAGTTAGTAGAGTTTGATAGAGTACATTTCAAAGAATACGGCGATTTTAGCCTGAATTTTGAAGTAGTATACTACGTGAACACTTCGGACTATAACAAATACATGGACACCCAACAAGAAATTAACCTAAAACTCAAAAAAGAATTCGAAAAAGAAAAAATAGAATTCGCATACCCAACACAAACTGTAATCATAAACAAGTAA